Sequence from the Fulvivirga ligni genome:
ATGTCCCAGCTATGTCTTTCTTTAATGTGGACCAATTCATGATCTATTATTTTTTGCCTTTCTTCTTCTGTCAGTTTAACGCTGTTGTCAAAAAACAGAAGGTTGAAAAAAGCAAAAGTGGGTAGCTGTCCGTCTGTGAAGATAAATTGATGATCTTCTTTAGGAGTAGACTTTTTAGTATTCTTAAAGTTCAAAATCTGAATAACACGATAAAAGAACACCGTTAATAGTATAGCGCTTATAGTTAAATAAATAAAGGTGACTACACCAAAAACTGTGAAATTGCCTAAGTCAATTGAAATGAGCGATATCTCACTACTTTCATCCTTGCCAAATACTGTAAATTCAGGTAGCGTAAGGATATTACTGATCCCAACTTCTGCACCACTTGTATTTTGCTCTATCGGAATAAACGACCCTAAGTGGAGTAGTGGTAAAACTAGAGATACCACTGCAGCTCCCAGTAGATAGAATCTAATAAATTTATGATGGTTTTCTTTTCTTAGGCAGCATATATAAAACAGCCCTAAAACTATCAGGCAAATATTAGCTTCAATGAAGAAATTGATAATATCATTCATCTGTATCTTGCTTTAAGTCATCTTTTACGTGCTTCATTAGCTCATCCATATCTTTTATATCTAAGTCATTTTCCTTAGCAAAGAATGATACCAGCTTTTCAAAAGAACCATTGAAATAGCCAGAAAGAAAGTTGTTGAAATAAAACTTGCTATAATTATCCTTTTGTACAATAGGGTGGTACTCGTAAGTTTTACCGTAAGCGGTATGATTTACAAAACCCTTTTGCTCCAAAATTCTAATGATAGTCGATACCGTATTATAGGCAGGCTTGGGGTCTGGCATTTTTTGTATAATGTCTTTTACAAAACCTTTTTTTAAGTCCCATAATATCTGCATCACTTGTTCTTCAGCCTTCGTTAGTTCTTTCATAATTTTATTATTCGCGAATTAATAGTTCAAACATAAAACTAATTACTTAGTTTATCAACTATTTTTTTAGTTATAAAAATTAAAATATTATTAACTGATTGATTTTCAGTTTATTGATATTGTGTAAAACAGTAAGAAATTATGTTAGCACCCATTTTTAATGCCTCTTGTCTCTTTGCTTCAGGATCATTATAAATGATCTGATCTTCCCAGCCATTACCCAAATCGGTCTCATAACTATAGTAACACACCAATCGGCCTTTGTAGATCAATCCGAAACCCTGGGCTGGTTTGCCATCATGTTCATGAATCTTGGGTAGTCCATTGGCAAATTCATACTTCTGATGATAGATAGGATGGTCAAAAGGTAGTTCTACAAATTCTAGTTCCGGAAATACCTTTTTCATCTCCAACCTCACAAACTGATCCAGCCCGTAATTATCATCTATGTGAAGAAAGCCACCTGCGGCCAGGTAGGTTCTGAGGTTTTGAGCCTCACTTTCAGAGAATACCACATTGCCATGGCCTGTCATATATATGTAAGGGTAGAGGAATATATCAGGACTTCCCACCTCAACGTATTCATCTTCAGGGTAGAGGTCAGTATTCAGGTTCTGATTACAAAATTTAATCAGGTTAGGCAGGGCAGTTTTATTTCCATACCAGTCACCACCACCATTATATTTTAGTTTGGCAATTTTAATCTTACCAGGGTTTTGTGCTACGCTTAAACTTACAGTGCTTAATAAAATTATGATGGTGAATATCTGTCTCATAGATGTAAAAATATAACATTCTGGCAAAGTGGCGAAGTATTTAACGTTTTGTTGTTGGCTGAATAATTTCTATCCTATAGATTTGATAACAATTTTAAAGTCTTGGATTCTAGTAATATCATAATAAATATAAGAAAGCTGGTTCGCCATGTTAATCTTGAATCTAAAAAGATTCAGAAGAATTATGGCATTAGCATACCCCAGTTGCTTACACTGAAGTACTTACAAGATAAAGTAGATTTCAAAGCCACACACGGAGAAATATCTCGTTACCTTAATTTGAATAATAGCACAGTTACCGGTATTGTGAATCGACTGGCCTTAAAAGGCCTTATTGCAAAGGAGCAGGACCAAAGGGATAAGCGCGTAGTTTATGCTGTTTTAACTCCGGGCGCTCATCAGATTATAAAGGATAGTCCGCAACTCATGCATGATGAACTCTCCGAAAAGCTATCACATCTTACACCAGAAAAGATAAGCCAAATAGAACAGGCCTTTCAGTTAGTGATTGAGGTGATGGGCATCCAAAATCTTGAGGCGAACCCCATGTTAGGTTCGGAAGAGGAGCCTATCTCTTCTAAATAGGCCATAAAACGATCTAAATAAGGATTCCTGCCTGAAAAATGGATTTTATCATATCATATCCATAGTTTTGCATCAAATTAGTTTCTATAGAAAATATTTTGTGAATGCACGTAGTGGATCTGGTGATTTTTGCCATTTATATGCTTTTAATGTTAGGCGTAGGCTTTTTCTTCCTGAAGAAAAATAAAAACACAGATGATTATTATGTAGGAGGGCGAAGCATGAGCCCATGGCACGTGGGGCTATCAGTGGTGGCAACCGATGTAGGAGGGGGCTTTTCCATTGGTTTAGGCGGTCTTGGATTTACCATGGGGATATCAGGCTCGTGGATGTTGTTTACCGGCTTGGTAGGCGCATGGTTAGCAGCGGTGCTTCTTATTCCAAAGGTAAGTAAGCTATCAAAGGACTTAAATCTGTTAACCTTTCCTCAAATTTTCGGACATTTTTACAATAAGCATGTAGCACTGTTAGCAGGAATCATTTCTGCGGTGGGATATTTAGGTTTTACCAGTTCTCAAATACTGGCTGGAGCCAAACTAGCCTCAGCATCATTTATTGAGCTGGATATGAATACGGCCTTAATCATTATGGGAGTTATTGCTATAGTTTACACCGTAATGGGAGGGATGAAAGCAGTAATTTATACAGATACTATCCAGTGGATCATTCTCATGTCAGGGCTCATATTTATAGGTCTACCGCTAGGATACTCCGCCATTGGTGGTTATGATGCTATTAAGAATACACTCTCAGCAGATTTCCTCTCTATGAGTAATCTCAGCTGGCAGACTTTTGTAAACTGGGGAATTACCATTATTCCCATCTGGTTTGTAGGTATGACACTTTACCAGCGTATTTATAGCTGTAAGGGCGAGAAAGATGCTAAGAAAGCGTGGTTCATTGCCGGTTTGTTCGAATGGCCAATAATGGCATTCATGGGGGTGCTTTTAGGGTTGTTTGCCAGAGTAGGAGCCGAGCAAGGTATGTTTGAGCACTTAGGTTACGAAAGCGTAGCCTCACTAGATGCTGAAATGGGTTTGCCACTTTTGCTAAGAACGGTATTGCCGGTAGGCTTAATGGGGCTTATGATGTCGGCCTATTTCTCAGCCATCATGTCTACGGCAGATAGTTGCCTTATGGCGGCATCAGGTAATTTACTTACAGATGTGTTCGGTAAATATTTTCATGTAAATAAAAGTGACAAAAGTATTCTGAGAACATCTCAGATTCTCACCTTGGTAGTAGGAGTAGCGGCTTTGATCTTAGCCACCTTTATGCAAAATGTGCTGGAGCTTATGCTTTATTCCTATTCTTTTATGGTTTCCGGGTTATTCATACCCATTATAGGAGCATTATTTATTAAAAACAGTAGCTCTCTGGCCGCATTTAGCGCCATGCTTACTGGCGGAGTTGTTACGCTCACGCTTATTCTAACAGGTGTAGAGCTGCCTTTAGGATTAGACGCCAATATCTATGGAATAATAGCCTCAGCCATTGTATTTTTCATTATTAATGAGGTGAGAAAGAAGCGAAAAGTAGAATTGAATTAAACTTATGAGTACAGTAAAAGTTAATAATAAGAAAGAAACAGAATATATGATTGAATATAATATCCTCAGACCTGCTAATACCGTGGGTCTAATACAAAGAGAAGAGGTAGCTAATTTTTTGTTTGAGCACCTGGACGAGTACGGGGATCCTAAAGAGGACATTTCTAAAGCCATTGACTACGCACTAAATACTGGTGTTACACCTGGTGGTTTCGTAGTTACGGCCAGAAAGGATAACGAGGTTATTGGAGCTGTAGTGATGAACAGAACAGGTATGAAAGGCTATATTCCTGATAATATTTTGGTTTACATAGCCATCAACTGTGATTACCGTGGTCAGGGTATTGGTAAAGAACTGATGAAAAGGGCCATCGATCATGCTGAAGGAGACATCGCGCTGCACGTAGAGCCTAATAACCCGGCTAAAATTCTTTATGAAAAACTAGGATTCACCAACAAATACTTAGAAATGAGGCTTAAAAAATAAGCTTCAGTACAGATGGAACTAGATAAAACATTTCTGCAGGTGCTGCAGGAGTTAAGGTACGATATACATCAATACCCAGAAGTGTCAGGCGAAGAAAAGCGCACCGCTGCTAAGATAAAGCAGTTTGTGGTGCAATATAATCCTGATGAGGTAGTAGAAGGAATAGGAGGAACGGGTTTAGCCTTTATCTTTAACGGGAAGGATTCTGGTCCTACAATAATGTTCAGGGCAGAATTAGATGCCTTGCCTATTCATGAAATCAACGATTTTGATCATCGCTCTAAGTATGATAATAAAGGTCATAAGTGTGGGCATGATGGTCATATGATAATGGTAGCTGGCCTGGCAGGTCTATTAGACAAAACGAGACCTGAGAGAGGAAAGGTAATACTCATGTTCCAGCCTGCAGAAGAGACAGGACAAGGTGCCAGATGGATGCTGGATGACGTGAAATTCGAAGGTATTAGGCCTGACTTTATCTTTGCGCTGCATAACCTTCCAGGTTTTTCAAAACATCAGATTATTTTGAAGGAAGGAACATTCGCCGCAGCCTCCAAGGGACTAATCATTGAGCTCGAAGGTAAAACCTCTCATGCCGCAGAGCCTGAAAATGGTAATAGCCCTGCTTTGGCTATGTCTGAACTTCAGAACTTCATGTATCATTTGGTTGATAATACAGCTGATTTACAAGGCTTTAGTTTAGCGACAGTGGTGCATTCGCGTTTAGGAGAGAGAGCTTTTGGAGTCACTCCTGGTCACGCAGTGGTGATGACTACCATCAGGGCCTATGATGATGAAGACCTTCGAAAAATGCAGTCAACGGCCGAAGTCTTTGCTCAGAAATTAGGGAAAAAGTATGGTCTTCAGGTGAAAATTTCGGAAACTGAGTCTTTTAGCTCAACATTAAATAGCCCTGAAGCTTTAGATATGGTGAAAGTAGCGGTTGACCAGTTGAATTTGGATACAAAGGAAAAAGATATTCCATTTAAATGGAGTGAAGATTTTGGGCTATTTACCCAAAAGTTTAGCGGATCTCTGTTTGGTCTCGGAGCCGGAATAGATACGCCTGATTTACATAATCCTGATTATGATTTTCCTGATGAAATAACTTCAACAGGCATTAAAGTATTTTATAACATAATTGATAACCTTTTGAATAAGGATGTTGCATGATACCTCATCTATCATGTTGGACTTTGACGCCTTGTCTTCCAATATTGATTTTATTAAAAGCCGCTTAAAAAGTGGAGTAAAGCTCTCGTCGGTGGTTAAGGGTAATGCCTACGGCCATGGCATTAAGGAACTTATCCCATTATTAGAAAGATGCGATGTGCATCATTTCTCAGTATTCAGCGCTCAGGAAGCTGCAGAAGCATATGCCGCAGCCACTCAATCATGTACCATTATGATAATGGGTTTCTTGGCTGATGCTGATTTGTTATGGGCTATAGAAAATGAAATCGAATTCTTTGTCTTTGACATTGAAAGAGTAGAGCAGGCACTCACTGTCGCTAAAGAGATAGGTAAAAAGGCAATCATTCATGTAGAACTTGAAACAGGGTTTAACAGAACTGGATTTAATAAAAAGGACCTTTTAGAACTCATTGATCTGATCAAAGAAAATGATCAATACTTAAAGGTTCGAGGTGTATGCACACATTATGCAGGGGCCGAAAGTGTGGCCAATTATGTTAGGGTCAAAAAACAAATTAGTAACTTTAACAAGCTTTACAAGTTAATAGAAAAGGCAGGTATTGAAGTAGAAATGAGGCATACGGCCTGTTCAGCTGCTGCCATGGCTTATCCTAAAACCCAAATGGATATGGTAAGGATAGGTATTTTACAATATGGTTTTTGGCCTAGCAAGGAAGTTTTTATCGATTATCTGAATAATAGTAAGAATGAAGATAAAAGAGATCCTCTGAGACGAATCATTACCTGGTCTAGCAGTATTATGACCATAAAGGAGGTGAAAACCGGTGATTTTATTGGTTATGGCACCAGCTATTTAGCACAACAAGACATAAAAGTGGGGATAGTACCGGTGGGCTATGCTTATGGCTACAGCCGCATTCTCAGTAACCAGGGCAGAGTGCTCGTAAACGGTAAGAGAGTGGGTGTGGTAGGAATGGTAAATATGAATATGATGATGGTTGATATTACTGAAGTTCCAGATGTAAAAAGAGGTACTACTGTAATATTAATTGGAGAACAAGATAATGTTGATATATCTGTGGCATCATTTGGAGAGTTAAGTAATCAATTGAACTATGAGCTTTTAACTCGCCTGCCCCATGATATTCCAAGAATAATAAAAGAATAATGGCTTTTTTAGAACTTTACAAGGATAGACTTAAACATAATTATAATTACTTAGCTACTTTATTTGAAGGTAGAGGCATAGAATGGGGAGTGGTAACTAAACTTCTCTGCGGAAATAAGGAGTACATTAAAGAGATCATTGATCTTGGAGCCACTGAGATTCATGATTCCAGAATCAGCAACCTCAAGGTGGTTAAAAGTATATCTGAAGATGTTCAAACCGTGTACATCAAGCCTCCGGCTAAGCGAAGTATCTCCAATGTAATCAAATATGCCGATGTAAGCTTCAATACCAGCTTTGCTACAATAAAAATGCTCTCAAAAGAAGCGCAGAAGCAGAATAAGGTGCATAAGATCATCATTATGATTGAAATGGGTGATCTAAGAGAGGGAGTTCTCGGTGAAAATGTGATTGAGTTTTATTCAAAGGTCTTTGAGCTGCCGAATATTAATATTTCAGGCATCGGAACCAATCTGAACTGCTTACATGGTGTTATGCCATCTCAGGATAAGCTCATCCAGCTAAGTCTGTACAAGCAACTGATAGAGGCTAAATTCAACAGGCAGATTCCTTGGGTTTCTGGCGGTACATCAGTGACAATACCTCTTTTACTGAAGGAAATGCGCCCGATGGGAGTAAACCATTTTAGGGTGGGAGAAATCCTTTATTTTGGACTTAACCTCTTCACAATGAAGAAGGTAGACGGAATGAAGGACGATGTATTTAAGCTTTATGCAGAAATCATCGAATTATATGAAAAGCCAAAGGTTCCTATCGGGGAATTGGCAGAAAATCCTTCCGGCGATATTCTGGAGATCAATGAAGAGGATTATGGCAAAACATCTTACAGAGCAATCATAGACATAGGCCTCTTAGATATCTCACCTGAGTATCTAATTCCTGACGACGATAGCATTGAGGTAACAGGAGCCAGCAGTGATATGCTGGTGATCGATCTGGGAGAAACCACTAGAGACTATAAAGTGGGTGATCTTATCTCATTTAAGCTGAGATATATGGGAGCACTTAGCATACTAAACTCCGATTATATAGATAAGAAGATCATTTAGATTCGTCATGATTTTTATGATGATGCTTACCCTGCTTACTGAATCTGATGGCACTAAACTTTATTACTGATACGAACACGACACCTCCGATGATATTTCCTATCGTAGTAAAAAACTGAAAATGCATATAATCAAACCAACTTACCTCATTAGAGGTGAGTACACCTGCAAAAACCTCTATTGATCCTACTATGGAGTGATGTAAGCCACCTACACCAATTAATGCGGTAATCAATACAACCATTATCATTCGGCTTATAGTTTCTTGAGATGACGTAACAAGCCATGAAAGTTGCCCCATAAGCCAACCGGCAAGAATGCTGCTTCCTGTAATGATCAACCAATCATACTTAACCAGTTTGTGAGCAATATGATAAAAAGCATCTACACTGATGATTTCCATTGACGGGCCTTGCAGCGCGAGTATTCCGGCCATAATATAACCACCTAAAAGATTACCCAGATAGACTATGCTCCAGAGTTTCAATAAGCTCTTAACATTCGTCTCTTTTTGTAATACCGGGATCACCGCCAGGGTGGTGTGCTCAGTAAAGAGTTCAGACCTACCTATCACCACAAATATAAATCCTACAGGATAGGCCGCAGCCAGAATTAGATGCATTACAGGTTCAGAAACCTTATCATGCACCAATGTGTAAAGAATGCCTACTAAGAACAGAGTAAATCCAACCTCTAAACCTGCGGCAAAGGAGGAGACAAAAAGTCCCAGGGGAGAACGTTTATGCTCAGCCAGTCCAGTATCTATCTGTTCTTGAAAAATGTGATAAATGGTCTTAGGTTCATTACTCACATCTTCCACCTTTTGTGGCTTAGGTTTTAAAAAATTGAATATGCTCATTAGTTAGGTTTTGTGAAGAATAATAAGCAGGAGAAGGGCTAAAATGTTTTAGTTTTTGTTGTGTATTTTTTTCTACATAAAGTTGTGGCAGCTACTCACCTGATATTCGTGTTTAAAAAATCACCCGTCCTATTGTGCAAATATGGCATATATTTTACCTTACAGTTGTTAGCATAGTTCTTGACACCTAATGATTAAAAAACATTAATAGTTATGAGCAATCAAACAGAAGTGAAAAAAGCGAAAGAAAATAAAAAATCAGAAAAGGGGAGTAGACTTTGGGCTTATAAGAAGCTTGGATTCTCAAAACCTGAAACTGCAGAAATAGTAAATACACTTAATCAGTTATTAGCCAATTATCACGTTCATTATCAAAAACTCAGAAACTATCACTGGAATGTGAAAGGTCCTGACTTTTTTGATATTCATGAAAAATTTGAAGATCAATACAATCAGGCTAAGCTAAACATAGATGCCATTGCAGAGAGAATTAGAGTATTCGGATATACTCCTATGAGTACTTTGAAAGAGTATTTAGAGCATAGTGAAATCAAGGAAACAGGTACTGATATGGACGGAATGTCTATGGTGAAGGAAATTTTAAATGATTTCGAAATCTTATTAGGTTTTATGGTGAATGTAGCTGATGCCGCTGTAGATGTGGGCGATGTAGGTACCGAAAATATGATCAATGGATTTGTAGAAACCATGGAGAAAAGTCACTGGATGTTTACTGCATTTGCAACAAAGGATTAAAAAGTTTAGATTAGTTAAACCACAAGGCTACATTCAATTGTAGCCTTTTAATGCTCTATTATGGAAGTTCGAGGAAACGAAATACTTGTCCCGGTTGACTTTACTTTAGCTGCAAAATATGGTGTAAATAATGCCATAAATCTTGCCAACCGCCTAAACACTAATATTCACCTAGTTAATTTCATACCACCACCAGATGCCAATAAAGGCAAGGAAAAGGAAGAAGAATATGATTTCAGCGAAGCGCTCAGATCTTCAATTAATCTTCTCAAAGAAAATCAAACCAAGCTCACAGAGTTGGTGCATGAGATAGATGGTTCGGAAAACATCCACTCTGAAATAAAGATGGATAAGTTCGCCAGAGGTATTAAAAAACAACTCAAGAATCAAAATATTGGACTAATTGTGATGGGGCTTAACGGTCACTTGAGTATCGGCGATTCACTTTGTCAAAATAAAAAGGCCAATGAAATTATAAGGTCAGGCTGCCCTGTTTTGGTATGTAATGAAAACGTTAATGACTTCAATCAGTCGAATTCAATAGTAGTCTCAATGGATGAAGATTCTTTTCTAGACGACAATTTTGATAAGTTCTTAAGGATCTCTAGAAACTTATTCAAGAAATGGTATTTCGTCCATGTAAACCATTCCAACGATAAAAAGACATGGAGTAAGTCTGGAATAGAACAATTTCTTGCTAAACATCAGGTGAAGCCTACATCTGTTCAGATAATTGAAAGTTCCGATAAGGAGCAAGCAATTTTAGAATACGCTGATGCTAAGAATGCCGGATGTCTAGCTGTTAACAGACACGGCAAAACATCAAGCTTCTCAGATTGTAAGGTAGAGGAAATCGTTAGTTCTGGAAAGTTTCCTGTGTTTATTTACTAAGAGCGTCGACACCCAATATCCAATTAGGATCTGGGCAATTCTCTAAATATTTAATCTTTTCAGAAGGTTTTGCTACACCTGGATAATCTCCGGATTTTCCGTCCAAATCTCTAATCAGTTGGAAATGTAAATGTGGTGGCCAGTGCACGTTCTCATCGTAAGCACCTAAAGTAGCTATTTGCTCACCTTTCTTGATAGACTGTCCTGCAGACTTCCCATCCAAAGAGGTCTTGCTGAGATGGCCATATAATAAATAGAACTTCTCTGAATCTAATTCATGTTCCATAATTATAGTTGGACCATAGTCTCCAATAAGATCATTATTCTGTAAGCTATGTAT
This genomic interval carries:
- a CDS encoding DUF4159 domain-containing protein — its product is MRQIFTIIILLSTVSLSVAQNPGKIKIAKLKYNGGGDWYGNKTALPNLIKFCNQNLNTDLYPEDEYVEVGSPDIFLYPYIYMTGHGNVVFSESEAQNLRTYLAAGGFLHIDDNYGLDQFVRLEMKKVFPELEFVELPFDHPIYHQKYEFANGLPKIHEHDGKPAQGFGLIYKGRLVCYYSYETDLGNGWEDQIIYNDPEAKRQEALKMGANIISYCFTQYQ
- a CDS encoding amidohydrolase — translated: MELDKTFLQVLQELRYDIHQYPEVSGEEKRTAAKIKQFVVQYNPDEVVEGIGGTGLAFIFNGKDSGPTIMFRAELDALPIHEINDFDHRSKYDNKGHKCGHDGHMIMVAGLAGLLDKTRPERGKVILMFQPAEETGQGARWMLDDVKFEGIRPDFIFALHNLPGFSKHQIILKEGTFAAASKGLIIELEGKTSHAAEPENGNSPALAMSELQNFMYHLVDNTADLQGFSLATVVHSRLGERAFGVTPGHAVVMTTIRAYDDEDLRKMQSTAEVFAQKLGKKYGLQVKISETESFSSTLNSPEALDMVKVAVDQLNLDTKEKDIPFKWSEDFGLFTQKFSGSLFGLGAGIDTPDLHNPDYDFPDEITSTGIKVFYNIIDNLLNKDVA
- a CDS encoding universal stress protein; amino-acid sequence: MEVRGNEILVPVDFTLAAKYGVNNAINLANRLNTNIHLVNFIPPPDANKGKEKEEEYDFSEALRSSINLLKENQTKLTELVHEIDGSENIHSEIKMDKFARGIKKQLKNQNIGLIVMGLNGHLSIGDSLCQNKKANEIIRSGCPVLVCNENVNDFNQSNSIVVSMDEDSFLDDNFDKFLRISRNLFKKWYFVHVNHSNDKKTWSKSGIEQFLAKHQVKPTSVQIIESSDKEQAILEYADAKNAGCLAVNRHGKTSSFSDCKVEEIVSSGKFPVFIY
- a CDS encoding peptidoglycan DD-metalloendopeptidase family protein encodes the protein MTNFEKTLKSYQTTFASIMPYDLNKERLWRIDLSSENTDLLNLNLSDNHLLSKYIFGQISRGKYRAAIGGYGEDRIIYRMNHNFAAPNDEARSIHLGIDIWDEAGTAIYSPLDGKIHSLQNNDLIGDYGPTIIMEHELDSEKFYLLYGHLSKTSLDGKSAGQSIKKGEQIATLGAYDENVHWPPHLHFQLIRDLDGKSGDYPGVAKPSEKIKYLENCPDPNWILGVDALSK
- a CDS encoding sodium:solute symporter family protein produces the protein MHVVDLVIFAIYMLLMLGVGFFFLKKNKNTDDYYVGGRSMSPWHVGLSVVATDVGGGFSIGLGGLGFTMGISGSWMLFTGLVGAWLAAVLLIPKVSKLSKDLNLLTFPQIFGHFYNKHVALLAGIISAVGYLGFTSSQILAGAKLASASFIELDMNTALIIMGVIAIVYTVMGGMKAVIYTDTIQWIILMSGLIFIGLPLGYSAIGGYDAIKNTLSADFLSMSNLSWQTFVNWGITIIPIWFVGMTLYQRIYSCKGEKDAKKAWFIAGLFEWPIMAFMGVLLGLFARVGAEQGMFEHLGYESVASLDAEMGLPLLLRTVLPVGLMGLMMSAYFSAIMSTADSCLMAASGNLLTDVFGKYFHVNKSDKSILRTSQILTLVVGVAALILATFMQNVLELMLYSYSFMVSGLFIPIIGALFIKNSSSLAAFSAMLTGGVVTLTLILTGVELPLGLDANIYGIIASAIVFFIINEVRKKRKVELN
- a CDS encoding formate/nitrite transporter family protein → MSIFNFLKPKPQKVEDVSNEPKTIYHIFQEQIDTGLAEHKRSPLGLFVSSFAAGLEVGFTLFLVGILYTLVHDKVSEPVMHLILAAAYPVGFIFVVIGRSELFTEHTTLAVIPVLQKETNVKSLLKLWSIVYLGNLLGGYIMAGILALQGPSMEIISVDAFYHIAHKLVKYDWLIITGSSILAGWLMGQLSWLVTSSQETISRMIMVVLITALIGVGGLHHSIVGSIEVFAGVLTSNEVSWFDYMHFQFFTTIGNIIGGVVFVSVIKFSAIRFSKQGKHHHKNHDESK
- a CDS encoding Dps family protein, whose protein sequence is MSNQTEVKKAKENKKSEKGSRLWAYKKLGFSKPETAEIVNTLNQLLANYHVHYQKLRNYHWNVKGPDFFDIHEKFEDQYNQAKLNIDAIAERIRVFGYTPMSTLKEYLEHSEIKETGTDMDGMSMVKEILNDFEILLGFMVNVADAAVDVGDVGTENMINGFVETMEKSHWMFTAFATKD
- a CDS encoding alanine racemase, with the protein product MAFLELYKDRLKHNYNYLATLFEGRGIEWGVVTKLLCGNKEYIKEIIDLGATEIHDSRISNLKVVKSISEDVQTVYIKPPAKRSISNVIKYADVSFNTSFATIKMLSKEAQKQNKVHKIIIMIEMGDLREGVLGENVIEFYSKVFELPNINISGIGTNLNCLHGVMPSQDKLIQLSLYKQLIEAKFNRQIPWVSGGTSVTIPLLLKEMRPMGVNHFRVGEILYFGLNLFTMKKVDGMKDDVFKLYAEIIELYEKPKVPIGELAENPSGDILEINEEDYGKTSYRAIIDIGLLDISPEYLIPDDDSIEVTGASSDMLVIDLGETTRDYKVGDLISFKLRYMGALSILNSDYIDKKII
- a CDS encoding GNAT family N-acetyltransferase produces the protein MIEYNILRPANTVGLIQREEVANFLFEHLDEYGDPKEDISKAIDYALNTGVTPGGFVVTARKDNEVIGAVVMNRTGMKGYIPDNILVYIAINCDYRGQGIGKELMKRAIDHAEGDIALHVEPNNPAKILYEKLGFTNKYLEMRLKK
- the alr gene encoding alanine racemase, with the translated sequence MLHDTSSIMLDFDALSSNIDFIKSRLKSGVKLSSVVKGNAYGHGIKELIPLLERCDVHHFSVFSAQEAAEAYAAATQSCTIMIMGFLADADLLWAIENEIEFFVFDIERVEQALTVAKEIGKKAIIHVELETGFNRTGFNKKDLLELIDLIKENDQYLKVRGVCTHYAGAESVANYVRVKKQISNFNKLYKLIEKAGIEVEMRHTACSAAAMAYPKTQMDMVRIGILQYGFWPSKEVFIDYLNNSKNEDKRDPLRRIITWSSSIMTIKEVKTGDFIGYGTSYLAQQDIKVGIVPVGYAYGYSRILSNQGRVLVNGKRVGVVGMVNMNMMMVDITEVPDVKRGTTVILIGEQDNVDISVASFGELSNQLNYELLTRLPHDIPRIIKE
- a CDS encoding MarR family winged helix-turn-helix transcriptional regulator; the encoded protein is MDSSNIIINIRKLVRHVNLESKKIQKNYGISIPQLLTLKYLQDKVDFKATHGEISRYLNLNNSTVTGIVNRLALKGLIAKEQDQRDKRVVYAVLTPGAHQIIKDSPQLMHDELSEKLSHLTPEKISQIEQAFQLVIEVMGIQNLEANPMLGSEEEPISSK
- a CDS encoding BlaI/MecI/CopY family transcriptional regulator, with the protein product MKELTKAEEQVMQILWDLKKGFVKDIIQKMPDPKPAYNTVSTIIRILEQKGFVNHTAYGKTYEYHPIVQKDNYSKFYFNNFLSGYFNGSFEKLVSFFAKENDLDIKDMDELMKHVKDDLKQDTDE